AGGCCCGGTGAGCGGGCGTCAGGACGCTTGCACCGGCAAGCCGGCGCCTACAGAAGGCGGATCAACCGCGCTCGGAAGGTACGGAGGAGAGTTCGAACGGGCTGCTGCTGCGCCGTTGATTGCGATCTTCGCGCGGGGTGGCGCCAAAGAAGTTGCGGTAGGCGCTGGAGAAGTGCGGGCCGGAGGAGAAACCACAGGACAGGCCGATCTGAATGATCGACTTGCTGGTCTGCATCAGCATCTGCCGGGCCTTGTTCAGGCGCAGCTCCAGGTAGTACTGGCTGGGCACGCGGTTCAGGTACTGCTTGAAGATGCGCTCCAATTGCCGACGGGATACACAGACATGCTGGGCAATCTCGTCGGTGGTCAGCGGCTCCTCGATATTGGCCTCCATCAGCAGCACCGCCTGGGTCAGCTTTGGATGGCTGGACCCCAGACGATTCTGCAACGGAATACGTTGCCGCTCGCCGCCCTCGCGGATGCGCTCCACCACCAGCTCTTCCGAAACCGCACCCGCCAGCTCGGCGCCGTGATCCCGCGCCAGCACCGCCAGCAACAGGTCCAGTACCGACATGCCGCCACAGGCGGTCAGGCGATCACGGTCCCAGTCAAACAGGTGGCTGGTGGCGATGACCTTGGGAAAGCGTTCGGCAAAATCGTCCTGCCAGCGCCAGTGCACCGCTGCCCGATAACCATCGAGCAGGCCCAACTGCGCCAGCGGATACACCCCGGCCGACAGCCCGCCAATCACGCAGCCGGCCCGCACCAGCTGCTTGAGAGCGCTGCCGAGCCCGGAACTCATGGGGCCGGGCGGCTCGTCTGCCAAAAGGAACAGCTTCTGGCAGCCCTCAAGCTTGCCCGCCCAAGGCTCGCCCGGCAGTTGCCAGGCGCCTTCGGCCGGTGCCTCGGCCTGCAGGAACGCCAACTCATAAACCACCTCCGGATGCACCCGCTGAGCAACACGCAAGGCCTCCTCGGCCAGCGCCAGCGTCAAGGCTTTAGTGCTGGGCCAAATCAGGAAACCAATTCGATGGGCAGTCATGGCGGGCAATCCGAAACGAAAACAGTGTTAGAAGCCAAGGGTGGCAACACCAAGTTAGACCATCTGGCGCGCGGTGCGCAGCATGACCTAATTTGGTGCATAACGGCAGTGATTACTTGAGGCTACCGGAGAGGAATTGTTGCAAACGTTCTGATTGCGGGTTCACCAGCACTTCCCGCGGGTTGCCGCTCTCTTCCACCACACCCTTGTGCAGGAACACCAACTGGTTCGACACCTCACGGGCAAAGCCCATTTCGTGCGTCACCACCACCATGGTGCGGCCTTCCTGGGCCAGGGCCTGCATGACCTTCAACACGTCGCCCACCAGCTCCGGATCCAGGGCCGAGGTCGGCTCGTCGAACAGCATGACCTCCGGCTCCATGGCCAGCGCCCGGGCAATGGCCACGCGCTGCTGCTCACCACCGGACATGTGCCCCGGGTAGGCATCCTTGCGGTGCGCCACGCCCACCTTGGCCAGGTAATGCTCGGCCTTCTCGCGAGCCTCCGCCTTGGACACCCCCAGCACGTGCACCGGTGCTTCCATGATGTTTTCAATCGCGGTCATGTGCGACCACAGGTTGAAGTGCTGGAACACCATCGACAGGCGCGAGCGCATGCGCTGCAACTGCTTGGGATCGGCAGCCTTGAGCGCGCCGTCCTTGTTGGCCACCAGCTTCAACTCTTCGTTGTTCAGCAGGATCTTGCCGGCATGGGGCTGCTCCAACAGGTTGATGCAGCGCAAAAAGGTGCTCTTGCCCGAGCCACTGGAGCCGATGATGCTGATCACATCGCCAGCCGCGGCCTTCAGGGACACGCCCTTGAGCACTTCGTGACTGCCATAGCGCTTATGCAGGTCTTGGACTTCAAGTTTGTACATGCGGTCGGTTCTCACAAAAACAGTCAGTCGTTGAGCAAGCGCCCGTGACGCAGCGCTTCGCGCCCCGCCACCTTGGCCAGCCAGAAACCGGGTTGGGCATAACGCAGCCGCTCAACGGCGAACAACACGCCGCTGGTGCCAGCACACACCGTACTGACCCGATCGGATAGGGGATCAATCACTTCAAAAATCGGCTCGCCCACTTCCACCCAGCTCCCGGCCGGACGCAGAAAGCTCACCACGCCGGGGTGCGGCGCATACAGCAGCTCGGTGCCTTCAAAGGGCATGGCCTCGCAGGCGTCGTGCCCGGGTGCCGGCCACTCACCGGCAATCAGCCCCTGCTCGGCCAGAAACGCCAGGATGCCCTCGGCGTAAGCCTCGGCCTGGGGGCGCCCGGTGTCGGCCTGACCACCCAGCTCCAGGGTGGTCGCCAGGCAGGCCAGGGGAATCTGCGTATCAGGGAACTGCCGCGACAGGCGCAGCCACGGCAGCGAGCAGGCTTCGTCGAACGAACTGCCACCGGAGTCCTCCGCCAGCAGGCCGACCTTCACATCCAGGTGCGCCGCCAGGGAACGCCATTGCGGCCAGTGCTGCGGCAAGGCATACATGTGCAGCGCGGCCTCGGCATCGCAATGCAGGTCCAGCACCACATCGGCATTGCAGGCATGGCTCAGCAGCACCCGCTGCATACCCTGCAACTGGCTGGCTGCCGGCGGCAACTCGGCCAGCACCTCAGCCATGGCCTGACGGATCAAGCGTACATTGGCGTGCGGATCATCCCCCAGGCGCCCGTCCAGGCGCTGGGCCACGGGCGCGCTCAACTCGACGAAATCACGGTTGAAATTCTTGCCACTGCCGGCCTCGAAACGGCCCTGGTGATTGCCTTGCAGCAACTGTCCCAGACCCAGCGGATTGGCCACCGGCACCAGCTCGACAACACCGTTGAGGGCGCCCTGGGCCTCCAGCTCGGCCAGGCGTTTTTTCAGCTCCCAGGCGGTACGCATGCCCGGCAGTTCGTCAGCATGCAGGCTGGCCTGGATATAGGCCTTGCGCTCGCCGCTGCCGAAACGGAACACCGAAATGCTGCGCTCGCTACCCAGATGGCTCCAGGGCAATGGATGATCGATACGCTGCATGTCAGTGCTTCCGCGGTGCCAGGTAGCGCAGCCAGCGGCCTTCGGCCAGCTTGAACAGGCGCACCAGGATAAAGGTCAGGCACAGGTAGAACACGCCGGCGGTGATGTAGGCCTCGAACGGCAGGTAGTACTGCGCGTTGACCGTGCGCGCCGCGCCGGTGATGTCGATCAGGGTCACGATGGACGCCAGACTGGTGGTCTGCAGCATCATGATCACTTCGTTGCTGTACTGCGGCAGCGCCCGGCGCAGGGCCGACGGCAGGAGAATGCGGCGGTACATCTTGTAGCGCGACATGCCCATGGCCTTGGCCGCCTCGATCTCGCCATTGGGCGTGGCCCGAAGGCTGCCGGCGATGATTTCCGCGGTGTAGGCGCTGGTATTGATGGCAAAGGCCAGGCAGGCACAGAAGGTCGCGCTGGACAGCCAGGGCCAGAGGAAACTCTCCCGCACCGCTTCGAACTGGGCCAGGCCGTAGTAGATCAGGAACAGCTGCACCAGCATCGGCGTGCCGCGGATCACGTAGGTGTAGAGCCAGGCCGTCATGTTCACCAGCGGCTGCTTGGAGACCCGCATCAGCCCCAGGGGCAGAGCCACCAGCAAGCCGAAGAACAGCGACAGTGCCAGCAGTTTCAAGGTGGTCAGCAAGCCGCTGAAGTACAGCGGCAAGGCGTCATAGATGACGTTGTAGTCGAAGATCATAGATCAGCCGCCCTTACGCCTACCGAGTAGCGCTTCTCAAGGTGACGCAATGCCAGCAACGAGACGCTGGTGATCACCAGGTACATGGCCGCCACTGCGAGGAAGAAGGTGAAAGGCTCACGAGTGGCATCCGCCGCCTGCTTGGCCTTGAACATCATGTCTTGCAGGCCCACCACCGAAATCAGCGCGGTGGCCTTGGTCAGCACCAGCCAGTTGTTGGTGAAGCCGGGAATCGCCAGGCGAATCATCTGCGGCACCATCACCCGGAAGAACACCTGGAAGCTGCTCATGCCGTAAGCCATGCCCGCTTCCGCCTGCCCCTTGGGGATCGCCATGAAGGCGCCACGGAAGGTTTCCGACAGGTAGGCACCGAAGATGAAGCCCAGGGTGCCGATACCGGCCGCCAGCGGATTGAGGTCGATGTAGTCGTCGTAGCCCAGCAGCGGCGCGACGCGGTTCAGCAAGTCCTGGCCGCCGTAGAAGATCAGCAGGATCAGCACCAGATCGGGAATGCCACGGATCACCGTGGAATACAGATCGCCAAGCCAGGCCAGCCAGCGCACCGGCGAGAGACGCAGCGCGACCCCGATCAGACCCAGAACAATGGCCAGGGCCATGGACGACAAGGCGAGCTGAAGCGTCAGCCAAGCGCCATCGAGGATGACAGCCCCGTAGCCTTTCAACATGATTCAGGTCCTCGAAAATTGGGATGAAAAAATGGCGCAAACTTCAGAGATTCTGCTGCTTGCGCCATCTCGGACTGACTGTTTCGACGGTCTTACTTGCCGTAGATGTCGAAGTCGAAGTACTTGTCCTGGATTTGCTTGTACTTGCCGTTCTCGCGAATGGCAGCGATGGCAGCGTTGATCTTGTCCAGCTCGGCCTTGTCACCTTTGCGCACTGCGATCCCTACGCCGTCGCCGAAGTATTTGACGTCAGTGAAAGCCGGACCGACGAAGGCAAAGCCCTTGCCCGAATCGGTTTTCAGGAAGCCGTCATTCAACAGCGTAGCGTCGGCCACGGTGCCGTCGAGACGACCGGCGGCCACATCCAGGTAGATTTCGTTCTGCGAGCCGTAAGGCTTGATCTGTGCGCCCAGGGGAGCCAGCACTTCACGGGCGAAACGCTCATGGATCGAACCACGCTGCACGCCGATGTTCTTGCCCTTGAGCTCGCTCAGACCGTCGCTGACCTGGGTGCCGGCCTTCATCACCAGACGTGCCGGGGTGTTGTAGTACTTGTTGGTGAAGTCCACGGACTTCTTGCGATCGTCGGTGATCGACATCGACGAGAGGATGGCGTCGATCTTGCGCACTTTCAGTGCCGGGATCAGGCCGTCGAACTCTTGCTCGACCCACACGCACTTGACCTTCATCTCTTCACACAGAGCGTTGCCGATGTCGTAGTCGAAACCGACGATGCTGCCATCCGGCGCCTTGGAGGCAAACGGAGGGTAGGCCGCTTCGATACCAATTTTCAGGGGCTTTTCATCGGCGAAAGTCGGCAGGGAGAGCACGGACAGTGCCAGGGCGCCAAGAAGCACGAGTTTCTTCATCTTAGAACTCCATCGGTAAAGGGCGAAAACGGCAGAGTGAGCGACAGCCCAATATGCGAATGGGTAAAACTGCAAAGACGGCGCTGCGTCCTTAAAAGCCCGGGAGAGGACTCACACACAGGCAACGACGAGCGAGTGACCGGCATTCTAACGACAGGCTGGAAGCCGATATTTCCTCAATGCGACAACAAATTACAGAAGCATCGAGAATACCGGGGGAGCACATTGACAGCTCTTCAAAACTATGCAAGAGCAAATGATAGGGAACCGATCTACGCTGCAAATTGCGGGCCTATTATTGGCAAAGCCTTCTATTACGGCAAGCGCAGCGTGATGACTTATTTTTTATATGGATATAAACAGCCCTGAAATGGGGCTCGGCGTTTCCCATTGCCCCGAAAATGGGCGCCGGGTTACATCTTCGACGGCATCGGTAACATTCGCACCCGGCACATGGATAAATCCGATATTTATTCGCTCGCCTGCACCGGCAAGCGTGCCTCGCTCCAGGCGCGCGGAGGCTGTAGCAGGCGGTTTGCCGGGGAATCGCCCCGGCACAAAAAAGCCCCGCCCGGCGCAAGGCCGGACGGGGCTGGGTGACTCGGAACCCGCCTCAGGCGACGTTCATGGTCTTGTGGGTGTCGATCAGATGCTGCACCACGCTTGGGTCGGCCAAGGTGGAGATATCTCCCAGACCGTCGTACTCCGCCGTCGCGATCTTGCGCAGAATCCGCCGCATGATCTTCCCGGAACGGGTCTTCGGCAGTCCCGGCGCCCATTGGATGACATCCGGCGAGGCGATCGGACCGATCTCCTTGCGCACCCAGTTCTTCAGTTCCAGACGCAGGGCTTCGCTCGGCTCTTCCCCACCGTTGAGGGTCACGTAGACATAGATGCCCTGGCCCTTGATGTCGTGAGGCACGCCCACCACCGCCGCTTCGGCGACTTTCGGGTGCGCAACCATGGCGCTTTCGATCTCGGCGGTGCCCATGCGGTGCCCGGAAACGTTGAGCACATCGTCCACCCGGCCGGTGATCCACCAGTAGCCGTCTTCGTCGCGACGAGCACCGTCACCGGTGAAGTACATGCCACGGAACGTCTTGAAGTAGGTATCGACGAAACGGTCGTGGTCGCCGTACAGCGTGCGCGCCTGACCTGGCCACGAATCGAGGATCACCAGGTTGCCTTCGGCGGCGCCTTCGATGATGTTGCCCAGGTTGTCCACCAGGGCCGGCACCACGCCGAAGAACGGACGCGCGGCAGAACCCGGCTTCAGGGCATGCGCCCCCGGCAGCGGGCTCATCAGGGTGGCGCCGGTTTCGGTCTGCCACCAGGTGTCGACGATCGGGCAACGGGATTGGCCGACGTTCTTGTAGTACCAGTCCCAGGCTTCCGGGTTGATCGGCTCGCCCACCGAACCCAGCAGGCGCAGGCTGCTGCCATCGGCGCCTTCGCAGGCAGCCGTGCCCGAGGCCATCATGGCGCGGATCGCGGTCGGCGCGGTGTAGAGAATGTTGACCTTGTGCTTGTCGACGATCTTCGCCACCCGGGTCACGTCCGGATAGTTGGGCACGCCTTCGAACAGCACCGTAGTGGCGCCATTGGCCAGCGGGCCATAGACGATATAGGTGTGGCCGGTGACCCAGCCGACGTCGGCGGTGCACCAGTAGACTTCACCCGGACGGTAGTCGAACACCCGCTCATGGGTCAGCGATGCATAGAGCAGGTAGCCGCCCGTGGTGTGCTGCACACCCTTGGGCTTGCCGGTGGAGCCGGAGGTATAAAGGATGAACAGCGCTTCTTCGGCGCCCATCTCTTTCGGCGCGCAGACGCTGCCGGCGACCTTCATCAGGTCTTCGTACCAGATGTCGCGATGCTGGTTCCACTTGATGTCGCCACCGGTGCGCTTGCACACGATGACCTTCTGGATGCTGCTGGTTTCCGGGTTGGTCAGGGCGTCGTCGACATTGGCCTTGAGCGGAACCTTTTTACCGGCACGGATGCCTTCGTCGGCGGTGATCACCACTTTCGAACGGCAGTCGATGATGCGCCCGGCCAACGCTTCAGGGGAGAACCCGCCGAACACCACCGAGTGGATCGCACCGATACGGGTACAGGCCAGCATGGCCACCACCGCCTCGGGAATCATTGGCATATAGATAGTCACCACGTCGCCACGGTGCACGTCCTGGCCACGCAAGGCGTTGGCGAACTTGCAGACTTCTTCATGCAGTTCGCGGTAAGTGATGTTGCGGCTTTCGGAAGGATCATCGCCTTCCCAGATGATCGCGATCTGATCGCCACGCTCGGCGAGATGACGATCCAGGCAGTTGTAGGAGACGTTCAAGGTGCCATCGGCAAACCACTTGATATCGACATGGTGATCGTCGAAGGAAGTCTGCTTCACCGTGGTAAAAGGCTTGATCCAGTCGAGACGCTTGGCCTGTTCACGCCAGAAACCGTCCGGGTTAACGACCGACTGCTGGTACATGGCCTTGTAGGTCGCCTCGTCAGTCAGCGTATTGGCCAAAACCTCGGGACGAACGGGATACAGAGAAGCCGCACTCATCTTTCTTACCTCGGTGACATAGTTGTTTTTGTATGACCCCGTTGTAGCCGGGGGGCGCCTATAGAACCATTCGACGATGGTAGTAACAACCCCCTGCGAAATGCCCGGCTATTTGCCGCACCCCTTCAAGAACGCTGGTTACAGCGACATTCAGCCTCGGCAAAAATATTCAAGCAGGCATCCGGACAGGCCTTTTTCGGCGATTGTTACAAAAACTGTCAAAGGTGTTTATCAAAAGTACACCTATATGACCCGCCACCCGGGGCCTAAAATCCGTCTCGCCAAACAGGCAATCTGATTAACCAAGTTGCAGCCCCCACGAAGGCAGTTAATCAAACGTTTACTCAAGCTCCACACGCAGCCTCATAAAGGCTGCGTGACCCCACACGACCTTAGAAAGGTAAAACGCAAATGAAAGCTTTATTAGTTCTGGCCCTCAGTAGTCTGTGCGTTACCGCGATGGCTGATGAGATCCCGACTGATGTCGCACAGCAACAAGTACCGGTAGAGGAATACACTTACTCCACTGATCTGGATATCGCCAAAGTTATCTCCATGAGCGAAGTTCCAGAAGTATGCGAAGTTGTACCAGCGCGTATGGAATATGAAGACTCCCACGGTCAACGGCATATTCTTCAATACCGCGTAATGGGCAACGGTTGCTCTAACGGTTAATAGCCAAGTTCATTGCATAGACCTTGATGACTGCCGGCCGCAAGAAATCCCTCTTGCGGCAAAGATGCCTCGCCAGCGCCCCCGTTCGGGGTCCGGCCAACAGCATCGCCCCCGCGACGTGCGACCACGGCAATCGCACGCAACCTTTTCGCCACCGCCGAGGCCGGTTCCCAGCCCCTTGCCTGGCCCAATCCAGGTGGATTTGAGTTGTGTTCAAAACAGTGAAATGGCTTGCAAAAACACAACATCTAGTAAAATTGGCTATTTTTTGGCCATTTCCGGCTGATTTTTTTCAGCCCGAAAAAAATCTTCCGCGGTCAAAGCCTTGTAAACCCGCGCTTTGCTCTGGATCCCCTGCCTTCCTCGGCCCGCCTGCGCCCATCGGTCACCCCACGAGCCGGAAAATATCCTTATAATGCGTCCTCAAAACGGGCCCGCAACATTCCCTTACCGGATGAAAACGACCTGCTGAATCACGCGCCGGAACCGAAAGCCTCAGTTCCGCCCGACAGCAGCCTCAAGGCACACAGGACACATATTTCTGTTTATTGCCTGCGTTCACAGCTGCAACAAACGATTTCTATTGATTTAACGCGGCCAGTAGCGCCGTGTGAAAAGCCAACCCTTTTGTTTTCACACGGGCATCTGGCCCTCGAGCAGGAGACGACACGTCATGCTGAGCTGGGACGAATTCGACAAAGAAGAAGGCGAAGTTGCAGTCAAAGGCGCCAACGCCGGCCACGCCACTGAAGCCAACATGGACCGCCTCGACAGCGCCGGTGGTGCCGCAGCTCTGGAAGCTCGCGCCGTGACCGCCAATGACTCCGCTGCCGTTGCCCGGGCCAAGGCGTCCCTGGACCAGCTCGACATCGCCGAAGGCCTGGCCGAGCTGGAAGGCTCTTCCGCCCGCGTCGCGGTTGACGAAAAGCGCATGATCAACTGCCGCGCCGACCTCAACCAGCTGGTGCCGTTCAAGTACGACTGGGCCTGGCAGAAGTACCTCGACGGTTGCGCCAACCACTGGATGCCGCAAGAGGTCAACATGACCGCCGACATCGCCCTGTGGAAAAACCCGGAAGGCCTGACCGACGACGAGCGCCGCATCGTCATGCGCAACCTGGGCTTCTTCTCCACCGCCGACTCCCTGGTTGCCAACAACCTGGTACTGGCCGTGTACCGCCTGATCACCAACCCGGAATGCCGCCAGTACATCCTGCGCCAGGCATTCGAAGAGGCGATCCACACCCACGCCTACCAGTACTGCATCGAATCGCTGGCCATGGATGAAGGCGAGATCTTCAACATGTACCACGAGATTCCATCGGTCGCGAAGAAAGCCGCCTGGGGCCTGAAGTACACCCGTTCGATCTCCGATCCGAAGTTCGAAACCGGCACCGTCGACACCGACAAGGAGCTGCTGCGCAACCTGATCGCCTACTACTGCGTTCTGGAAGGCATCTTCTTCTACTGCGGCTTCACCCAGATCCTGTCCATGGGCCGCCGCAACAAAATGACCGGCGTTGCCGAGCAGTTCCAGTACATCCTGCGCGACGAATCCATGCACCTGAACTTCGGCATCGACGTGATCAACCAGATCAAGATCGAAAACCCGCACCTGTGGGATGCCGAGATGAAGGAAGAAGCCACCCAGATGATCCTCCAGGGCACCCAACTGGAAATCGAATACGCTCGCGACACCATGCCGCGCGGCGTGCTGGGCATGAACGCGGCGATGATGGAGGACTACCTCAAGTTCATCGCCAACCGTCGCCTGTCGCAGATCGGCCTGAAGGAAGAGTACCCAGGCACCACCAACCCGTTCCCATGGATGAGCGAGATCATGGACTTGAAGAAAGAGAAGAACTTCTTCGAGACCCGCGTGATCGAGTATCAAACTGGCGGTGCACTGAGCTGGGATTGATTCGCGGTTCAATGCAACAAATAAGAAGCCCTGACTTGTTCAGGGCTTTTTTATTGGCCGTGGAAACAGACTGCGCAGATGGCCCATTAAAATGCGTGCAGGCTGCAGGAGCTGTGGTTATAAAGACCCCTCCCCCGCTTAAGGATCAAAGCGCTCATGAAATTCGATACCGCCTACTGCATCAGCCTCGACGACAAGTTGTCGATCTATGACGTGCGGGATCTGAATTTCGATGAAACCGTGGCTTTCGATTCCGCCCAGGAAAACTTCCAGTGCCCCAACGATGAATGTCGCGCTGCCTTCGATGCCGCCAATCAGCTGGGCACCTTCAATGCCAAGAACGTCAATTACCTTCGCACCCCGCACTTCAAGAACCTGCCCGGCACGCTGCATATAGAAAGCTGCCCTTACCGGCTCAGCAAAGGTGCCGGCAGCATCGAAGGCGCAGCCGCCGAGGATGAACGCGAGGAACACTTCCCTTCGGAACTGCTGTTGACCCGCCGCGAGTACAAGCGCCGACCGAGCAGCCCGACTGCGGCGGCAGAGACGCCCCGGGACAATCCGCCCGCCGTGCCAGCGGGCCTGCAACACAACCACGCCGGGCGCGATAGCACCCCGGACAAGACCTGTGTCTTCGCCCACCCGGTGGAATGTTTCGTGTCAAACATCGACGACAAGGAACTGCTCAAGCGCATGCCGCTGAAGATCGGCGAGCACACCGCGTCCTACGCCTCGTTCTTCAAGAAGATCGAGTACCTGCTGGACAACAAGGGGCTGATCTACTGGGGCAAGATCAAGGAAATCAAGGACTACACCCAGAGCTTTCGCATCGATTTCGAGCACAAGGTCTGGTTCAAGGCCGATGGCGAATCGAAGAAGAAGCCCTACTCGGTCAACGTCTACCTGAGCAAGAAACTGATCGACAACTATCGCAAGCGCAAAGCCTTCCTCGAAGAGATCAAGAGCGCCATCGACAGCCAGCGCGAGTTGTACTGTTTCTTCTACGGTGTCACCCCGACACTCAAGCAAGTGCCGAGCAAGAAAAACCCCGAAGCGACCTTCGGGGTCTTCAGCGCCAACATCGAGAACCTGGACCACTTCGTGATCCGCGAGGCACCGGGGCTTCACGCACAGTAGTCTCAGCCCCCACCAGGTTCTGCCCGCGGCGATGCCCCTGTCACGTCAGGCACAGGCTGACCAGCACCACCAGCAGCAGGCCGATGTACACCCGCGCATGCACCCGATCCGGGATACGACCGATCCAGGGCGTGGCCAGACGGATACCCAGCAACGAGCCAAGGGACAATAGCGAAAACGCCAACAGGTCCACATAGCCGATGAACCCGGGCCCGAAATCGGCTGGACTGAAGTGCGCCAGGGCCAGGTAGGTAGCGGTTCCGGCCAGGGCCACCGGCACGCTCAGGGGATTGGCCATGGAGGTGGCCTGGGTCATGCTCAAACCGCAACGGCGTAACAGAGGTACTGTCATGACGCTGCCCCCCACCCCGAGAAACGTCGCGATTACGCCTATTCCTACACCACCCAATAGAGTTTCGCCGGTGCCCAGGCGACGCGCCTGAGCCTGGTTCACCGGCTCAAGAAAGCCGCGCCGCAGCAGGCAGTCGGCAATGGTGATGCCCAGGTAGGCAATGAAGGCATACCGAATCACCTCGCCGCTGACCCACATCGCCGCGGCCGCTCCGCACATTGCCCCCAGGGCGATGTAGGCCCCCAGAGGCCACAGGTAATGGCGAACAAGATTGCCGGCCCGCTGATGCCGCCAACTGGCCAGCAGAGCATTGACGATCATCACGCAGGTCGAAGTGGCCACAGCGATGTGCATGGCCGAATGCCCCGCCGCCGAGTCGGCGCCCTGGCTGCTCAGCAGCATCCAGTACAACAGCGGCACCACCACAAAACCGCCGCCGAAGCCGAACAGCACCGCGCTGACGCCGGTCATGCAACCAAAAACTGCCAGCAGTAGATAGAACATCGAGCCGCATCCGTCCGGGAAAGAAGCTGCGGACAATAAAAGATCGAGCCCTGGCCGACTTCAGCAAGTCAGCCAATAATGTTTGCGTTTACGCCAGCCAGGAACCTCGTCGCATGCGCAACATCTCCATCGACTCACTGGACCGGACACCGCGTCCGGTCGTGGCCATCGGCACCGACTATGCCGACGGCCAGCGCCTGCCGCGCCACCGTCATCGCCGGGCGCAACTGTTGTATGGCGCCACCGGCGTGATGCAGGTGGGCACGGCCCAGGGGAACTGGGTGGTGCCGCCGCAGCGGGCGGTCTGGATCCCGCCCGGGGTGGAACATGAGGTGCTGATGCTCGGGGTCAGCACCCGCAGTCTGTACATCGAACCCGCAGCAGCGCCGCTGGACAGCAGCGACTGCCAGGTGATCAGCGTCTCGCCCCTGTTGCGCCAGTTGCTTCTGGAGGCGGTGGAGCTTCCCCTGGAGTACCCGCAGCACGGCAGGGACGGATTGCTGATCGACCTCCTTCTGCTTGAGTTGCAGCGCAGTCGCCCGCTGCCGCTGCATATCCCCCTGCCGGCCGCCGGTGCACTGCTGGGGCTGTGCCAGGCCTTCCTCGCTCGCCCGGATATTCACCAATCCCCGGAACACTGGGCAGGACAGCTGCATATCAGCTTGCGCACCTTCAACCGCAGCTTTCGCCGGCAGACGGGCATGAGCTTCATTCAATGGCGACAACGGGCCTGTGTGGTCCTGGCCCTGGCCCGGCTGGCTGCAGCCGAGCCGGTCACCCGCATCGCCCTGGACTTCGGCTACGACAGCCCCGGGGCGTTCTCCACCATGTTCCGCCGGGTATTGGGGCAATCCCCCAGCACCTACCTGAATCAGGAGGCTGCGTTCCCAGGTAAAACCTTGTGACCAAAGGCTCGGGGGTTGGCCGTAATTGAGTTTGATCAGCAAGCAAAACCACTGTACAAATAACCAGTATCAAGCCAACGCATTGCCTAACCTCCCGGAGAAAACCATGGCCTCTCTAGCGATGAAAATAACCCTGGAACGTATCGCCCTTTATCAGTTCACTCCGCAGCACTGTGCTCAGGCCCGCGACATGCTGGGCTGGGACATGGACCGGCTGTCCCGCGAGTCCAGCGTCTCGGTGCA
This genomic stretch from Pseudomonas sp. Os17 harbors:
- the argR gene encoding transcriptional regulator ArgR, which gives rise to MTAHRIGFLIWPSTKALTLALAEEALRVAQRVHPEVVYELAFLQAEAPAEGAWQLPGEPWAGKLEGCQKLFLLADEPPGPMSSGLGSALKQLVRAGCVIGGLSAGVYPLAQLGLLDGYRAAVHWRWQDDFAERFPKVIATSHLFDWDRDRLTACGGMSVLDLLLAVLARDHGAELAGAVSEELVVERIREGGERQRIPLQNRLGSSHPKLTQAVLLMEANIEEPLTTDEIAQHVCVSRRQLERIFKQYLNRVPSQYYLELRLNKARQMLMQTSKSIIQIGLSCGFSSGPHFSSAYRNFFGATPREDRNQRRSSSPFELSSVPSERG
- a CDS encoding ABC transporter ATP-binding protein; protein product: MYKLEVQDLHKRYGSHEVLKGVSLKAAAGDVISIIGSSGSGKSTFLRCINLLEQPHAGKILLNNEELKLVANKDGALKAADPKQLQRMRSRLSMVFQHFNLWSHMTAIENIMEAPVHVLGVSKAEAREKAEHYLAKVGVAHRKDAYPGHMSGGEQQRVAIARALAMEPEVMLFDEPTSALDPELVGDVLKVMQALAQEGRTMVVVTHEMGFAREVSNQLVFLHKGVVEESGNPREVLVNPQSERLQQFLSGSLK
- a CDS encoding succinylglutamate desuccinylase/aspartoacylase family protein, translated to MQRIDHPLPWSHLGSERSISVFRFGSGERKAYIQASLHADELPGMRTAWELKKRLAELEAQGALNGVVELVPVANPLGLGQLLQGNHQGRFEAGSGKNFNRDFVELSAPVAQRLDGRLGDDPHANVRLIRQAMAEVLAELPPAASQLQGMQRVLLSHACNADVVLDLHCDAEAALHMYALPQHWPQWRSLAAHLDVKVGLLAEDSGGSSFDEACSLPWLRLSRQFPDTQIPLACLATTLELGGQADTGRPQAEAYAEGILAFLAEQGLIAGEWPAPGHDACEAMPFEGTELLYAPHPGVVSFLRPAGSWVEVGEPIFEVIDPLSDRVSTVCAGTSGVLFAVERLRYAQPGFWLAKVAGREALRHGRLLND
- a CDS encoding ABC transporter permease, with translation MIFDYNVIYDALPLYFSGLLTTLKLLALSLFFGLLVALPLGLMRVSKQPLVNMTAWLYTYVIRGTPMLVQLFLIYYGLAQFEAVRESFLWPWLSSATFCACLAFAINTSAYTAEIIAGSLRATPNGEIEAAKAMGMSRYKMYRRILLPSALRRALPQYSNEVIMMLQTTSLASIVTLIDITGAARTVNAQYYLPFEAYITAGVFYLCLTFILVRLFKLAEGRWLRYLAPRKH
- a CDS encoding ABC transporter permease, giving the protein MLKGYGAVILDGAWLTLQLALSSMALAIVLGLIGVALRLSPVRWLAWLGDLYSTVIRGIPDLVLILLIFYGGQDLLNRVAPLLGYDDYIDLNPLAAGIGTLGFIFGAYLSETFRGAFMAIPKGQAEAGMAYGMSSFQVFFRVMVPQMIRLAIPGFTNNWLVLTKATALISVVGLQDMMFKAKQAADATREPFTFFLAVAAMYLVITSVSLLALRHLEKRYSVGVRAADL
- a CDS encoding ABC transporter substrate-binding protein, which produces MKKLVLLGALALSVLSLPTFADEKPLKIGIEAAYPPFASKAPDGSIVGFDYDIGNALCEEMKVKCVWVEQEFDGLIPALKVRKIDAILSSMSITDDRKKSVDFTNKYYNTPARLVMKAGTQVSDGLSELKGKNIGVQRGSIHERFAREVLAPLGAQIKPYGSQNEIYLDVAAGRLDGTVADATLLNDGFLKTDSGKGFAFVGPAFTDVKYFGDGVGIAVRKGDKAELDKINAAIAAIRENGKYKQIQDKYFDFDIYGK